The following is a genomic window from Flavobacteriales bacterium.
GCCGGTCCAGAGCGTCCAGCAGTCGTTCCGCCTCCTCGCGGCTCATGCGCTGCGGTTGTTGGGACTGCTGCTGCGGTTCCTGCCGGCCCTGCTCGCCGGGCTTCTGCTGTTGTTGCTCCTTCTCCTGCTGATCCTGCTCCTGCTCCTTCTTCTCCTGGCCCTGCTGCTGTTCGTCCTGCTCCTTCTTCTCTTGATCCTCCTGTTTCTGCTGATCCTTGTTCTGTTGCTGCTGCTGCTGTTGCTGCTTCAGCATGCGTTGAGCGTAGGCGAGGTTGTAGCGGGTGTCCTCATCGCTGGGATCGCGGCGCAGCGCTTCCCGGTAGGCGGCGATGGCCTCCTTGGGCCGCTGTTGGGCCAAGTGGCTGTTGCCCAGGTTGTGGAAGGCGCGGGCCTGATCGGCCGGGTCGCTCGATCCCTGCGCACTGCGCTCGAACTGCTGTTGTGCAGCGGCCGGGTCGCCCTGGCGGTAGAGCGCATCGCCCAGGTTGAAGGTGGGTCTCAGATCGGCGGGGGCCAGGGTGCCGGCGCGCTGATAGGCGGCGGCCGCACCGGCATGGTCGCCTTGTCGGTAGCGCGCGTTGCCTTCGCTCAGGGCGGCATCGGCCTTGCGCTCCTGGGCGCAAGCCCCGGTCGCCGCGACGGTCAGCAGGAGGACGAGGATGCGCGGGTTCATGGGCGGAGTT
Proteins encoded in this region:
- a CDS encoding tetratricopeptide repeat protein — protein: MNPRILVLLLTVAATGACAQERKADAALSEGNARYRQGDHAGAAAAYQRAGTLAPADLRPTFNLGDALYRQGDPAAAQQQFERSAQGSSDPADQARAFHNLGNSHLAQQRPKEAIAAYREALRRDPSDEDTRYNLAYAQRMLKQQQQQQQQNKDQQKQEDQEKKEQDEQQQGQEKKEQEQDQQEKEQQQQKPGEQGRQEPQQQSQQPQRMSREEAERLLDALDRQERDVQDKVRQKLRVPVRVPIEKDW